The Leishmania panamensis strain MHOM/PA/94/PSC-1 chromosome 12 sequence genome includes the window gcacgtctcctccccccctcatTATCGGTCCTCCCGCTCCTCCATGGCAATCACTCAATCTCCTTTCCGACTCACCTTAGCCTCGATAATTTGCTCCTCGgcccgccttctctctctctctctctctctctgctgtttTGATTACCAACGCTGCTGTTTGTATGTTGGGCCGGCACCTGTACATGCACTCGCATACTGCTCGGTGGCGCTTTCTCCTGTTGCTCGCACATCCCCCACCCGTTACCCAAAGTAAAGCGCATACCTCCACAATTCTTTCCCGATCTTCCTTTCCTTGAGCTCGTCTCCTCTGCCCCTGCctcctacacacacacaattcCCTCCTCGTTTTTCTCAGAGTGTAGGTCTGTGTGGCCGATCTGAAGCCTACTCTCGGTGCagtgccttctctctctctctctgaggcacccttcccccaccGCTCCTCATGCACGGATTATATCCGCCGTGCCATCACACACTACAAGTATGACCTCCATGATTGTCGCTGGTGCCACTGGGGCAATCGGCCGTACCGTCGTGCAGAATGCCATTCAACAGCCATCGATCTACCAAGTTGTGGCACTGACGCGGCTCAAGAATACCGCTGCGTCGAACTACGAGAGTCTCTTCGGCATCATCACTGCAGGTGAGGCAAGCAACACTGACAACGGCGGCAAGGGCGTTAgcagaaagggaaagacggGCAGTGGCTCACCTGCTGACACCGTCACAGTCACACCCGAGGAGGCTGCCAAGATCAAGCCCATTACAATAGACTGGGAAGAGTTCACGCAGCTGTGGGTGGCAAAGCGTAAtagcgccagcgctgccgctcgcggGGCCGACAACGGTGCCGCGGACGCTGCGGCCGCAGATCCCACGGAAAATTACAGGAGCATCTTCAGTGGCCACACGTACGCCGCCATGTGTCTTGGCACCACCCGCAAGGACGCCGGAAGCGCCAAGAACTTCATTCGGTGCGACTATGATTACGTGACCGCCTTCACTGAAGCTGTGCTGACGTACTCGGCGCCGGCTGGCCTGTCACCAGACACGGCCTTTATGCACCATATCGGTGACGAGGGGGTCTCGAAGCAAGCACGCGTGCAGGACAGCGTGGACAGCGAGATGAATGTGCTCGCCACCGTGAAGGGCAATGCGGGCCAGTCCTCGGGGACACTTCGCGTCTTCTGCCAGGTtagcgccagcagcgccagcagcagctcatggTTTCTCTACGTAAAGACAAAGGGCATTGCCGACGAGTCCACAGTGGAGCGGGTTCACCAGCACAACAagctcaccaccgcctccgcgacGCTGTCACCGGTGAAGCTTCTCTTGCTTAAGCCAGggctgctggagcgccgtGGCAAGGCCCGACGAATTGAAAAGTTGGCCAAGCTCATTGTATCACCTATCCCAGTCGAGACCTGCGGGGCCGCTATCGTGTCGGCGTGCAAGCACTCGCCGATCCAGCATCACATGCAACATCCAGCGACCatctctgcagcagcggagcaaGCGAAGCACGACGaggcggaagaggcgcagctaAAGAAGGGTGACGATGTTATTGCGGCCAACATACGAAAGATGCCGCTTGGCAAGCCATACATGCCAACCAAGGCCATGCACAGAGCCGGTGCGCCATCCAACGAACCATTCCCGCACATTTATGAGGCGACCAACCCGATGATCAAGGATCTGGCATCCAGGCTGACAGCCTAAAGTGCAGCGTcagagaaacgaaaggaaaggcgagagaggcacgaAGACAAGCACACTACGCATTCGTCAGCGCCTCTGTGTAGgctctcactctctcgcCATCTGGTGCCACACCATTCGTGGTGCTTATGCGCTAGCGAGGACACCAGTGGCAGCGTCCCCAGCACAAGTGTCAGCTCTTACCTTGCCcctacccccttccccagAGACACGCTCACCGAGAAACCTGCAGACTAACCTACCTGCGcatcccctctcccccccctcctcctcttcctcttgggTGAGTTTTTTCCCCGCCGCTCTTTTGTTCTTTCCACGCTTCAGTTGTGTCCTCACCTCACACtccacgctctctctctctctcttgagagagagagagggagggagagggagtggtgCCGTTTGAACTCGCTGTGcccatccaccaccaccaccactcgcGCACGGCGTCAAAGGAGTGCACTCTCGTACACGCATGCAGGTCTGTCTCGACGCGAATaccctgtgtgtgcgtgtgtgcacagACGCAGGCGTGGGGTGCCAGCATGGAGTGCAACGCACTAGTCCCCCTCATgtcactccccctctctctctgggcaTTTTGAGTAGCGTCGCCCTTGTGCCTCTCCTTGGGGTCGATTAGGCCCCCGCCAGCAGTTCACGCCATGGCGCGcacttcccctctctcgcccacccctcccctcttccccttgtGAGCTGCGTGCAGCTGTACTGTGCGCGCAGGAGATGAAGTGCGGGCTGATTGGcgctccttcctcttttcgcgtgattttctctctctttgctgctgGCGAACTTCAACgagctcctttttttttttgctgcctTTGTGGGccatggaggggggggagtggcgcCCGcgacccccacccccacaccacCCCACCACTTTTACCAAGCCGCAGCgcgcccccgccccacccgcCGCCCGCCacccatcgccgccgcgtccCCGAGCCACGTCAttttcctcgctctcctctcttcctcaaaACTGCATAACACGCGCTCGCAGCGCTACGGGGTGCAGTGCGGCCCAGCCGTACTCAGCGCCGCTTTAGAGGCTGGACAAAAAGGGCACATGACCCCTTTTGCCGctacgcacgcatgcacacatcTTCACTCACgacgccgccccccccccaccaccaccaccatcaccatcatcaccgccCCACCCTGTCCATCTTTCGGGCAGGCCCCCCACTGCAGCCCGGTCACCGGTGCATACAGGCGTAACTCGACCTCGAGCCTGCCTTGCTCAAcgtccctctttccctctccctctaccgCTTTAACCGCTACACCACGTCATCCTATCGACCCACCCCGCCCGCTGCTCAAGTTCGTGCGTCTACCCACCCGCTTTCCCTCTGCGCATCAGCCCCAACCGCAGCCCCCCTTCGCTTTTCtcccgtcccccccccccccccaccctccgcCTACCACATATACACAACACCCCTCCAAGAGACAGACATggccgccttcgccttccACATTTCTGTCCTTCGTGCGGCCGTCGtcgcgatgctgctgctggtggcacTGCCGACGCAGGCCTGGTGGGACAAGGGCCACATGTCCATCGCCGAGATCGCGCGTCGCAACCTCAACCCCGACGTGCTGGAAAAGGTGCaggcctgcgccaccgctctCAACGAGGTCGGCCCCTTCCCCAAGAGCACGAACATCGTCGAGCTCGGCCCCTGGGCAGACGACCTCAAGTCCATGGGCCTCTCCACCATGTCCAGCTGGCACTTTGTCGACCACGTCTACAACCCGCAGAACATCCCGCTCACCATCAACCCCGTCGAGATTGTCAACGTCGCCTCCGTCATCCCGATGCTCGTCAGCGCCATCACAAgtcccaccgccacctccgacACCATCATCACCTCTGTCGCAAACCTAATCCACTTCGTCGGAGACGTCCACATGCCGCTGCACAGTGCCGACCTCTTTTCACCCGAGTATCCACTCGGGGACTTCGGCGGCAACAAGCAGATCGTAATCGTCGACCAAGCCGCCGGCACGTCCATGAAGCTGCACGCCTTCTGGGACTCCATGTGCGAGGGCCCGCAGAGCAACGCCGTGCGCCCACTCGACGACGCCAGCTACGCcgccctctccgccttcGTGGACAACCTCGTCCAAACCTACTCCTTTACCGAGGAGCAGATGATGACCACCAACTCGACCGTCATGGCCGCTGAGAGCTACGAGCTGGCCGTCAAGAACGTCTACCCGGGTATCTCCGACGGTACTGTGCTGTCCGAGTCCTACAAGGCCAACGGCAAGATCCTCGCCGGCGGCCGCGTCACGCTGGCCGGCTACCGCCTCGCCACCATCCTCAACGCCGCGCTCGCCGGTGTGTCCATGGACACCATCATGAACGGCACCAAGCACATACAGGACGAGGTTAAGGTCACTCACACAGGTGACACCTACAACTACTACGCCTACTCTGGCGTCGAGaaaggcgccgccgccggcatcttcctctcctccttcgccatCGGCTGCCTGCTTGCCACCGCCGTTGTGATCCCCATCTTGTACCTGCTCCGGAGCAGCGCCGAGTAGTAGTCCGTTGCCACCGTCTTCGCGGGCCACAATGCCTGAGCTGCCGCGTGTGTATCcatcgccccctccccttacACGGTTGCTTTGacctgccctcccccccccccacttcccttcctctctcacgGTGCGAGCGCTGCGGCTCTCGCCTATTTCTTCTCCCCGTCCTCGTGTGCGTCTCCTCCGTATTGCTTCTTCCCCTTGGCCCCAtttgtgcctctcttcccctcccccctccgtctTCACTGTGTTGGCGGTGCAAGAAGGGCGGCGGACAGAGAGAATGTGTGCGGGTCCAactctcttcgtcttcgtcctcttcgccttttgGCTCCTCCCCACGCCTctgcagacgcacgcacggctccccctctcttttgttgACTCTTTCACTTCTTAATTTACGTCACGCGTGCGCCTTGCGATGCGGATTGGCATTGTGATTTTCTCTCACTTCCCTAACTCCCAGACGGCAGTCTGTCAGCATCGTGATGGTTATGCCCGtgtcccacccacccacgcacaccactCTCGTCTGCCTCGGGGCCTGTGGGCTTCTCTAACGTTGACTCATTGTTTTAACTTCCCTCAACGGCAAACTCCTCCTTTGGCTTCGCTTATTCTTTGTCTGTCTCCATCACCCCACACGTAGCAGGGCTTGCGCAGGtttgtgagtgtgtgcgcgctttgACGCGTGACAGAGTGGGTGTCCCTGTAGCGGATGCAATCAATTATATCCTCTCTGGTGGCTGGTTGCTATTCGGCCCCCCCCTCAGGGTGGCTTTGACCATCACCGTCACCACCAAAGTTGTGTCCTTCGAGTATTTAAAAGGGGGAAGCTAAGCGCAGGCCGCCGCACAGCAcagctctctcgctctctacGTGGGTGTACGAGTGTGTCTCTTTTGTAGGTTGAATAGATTGCTTGTAAGATCTTGGCTTGAGTGGTGTGGGCATGACGTGCGAGAACTCGTTGACCAACTATTTTTTTGTACAGAACTTGTGCGATCggcaggggaagggggaggggagtatTCACTCACAGTGGGAGCCCGCGCGCCTTTGTCAGTGTTCCGCCTGGGCCTCAAACCCCCGCCACACACGAGCCGCTTCCTTCGTCCCCGGAAGCGTAACGCgcgcttcccctccccctccttcgcgGGCGCCGTCCGGGCTGCccgcagggggaggggggggcggcccCGCCCGCGCCAAAAGGACGCGCCGGCCGGCCCCCCGGCCCACCCGGGGCGGGCCCCTCGGCGCGCCGGGGAGGCGGGCTGCGCGAGCAGCGAAAACCAGCAGAGCGAGGCGGGCGACCGtacggggaaggggggcggccGCGAAGCAGCAAAACGACGGGCACGAGGGCGGCGCCACCATTTGGGGGGGAGGCCACCCCGCCGCACATCGCCCGGCCTGGGGGCGGTTTAGGTGCTCTTGTGCTTTTCTAACGGCACCGCGCCGGCGGTTCTGCACGGCCAGtaaaaggaggaaagggcCTCTTTCGGGCACAGGGAGGGGTAGGCGAACCGCCACCTTTAGGAGAAGTCAAAgggcggctgcgtcggcggtgacgaAGAGTGCCCCACCTGCCGGCGCAGATCACTGGCATCCATTGGCGTCACGGTCACCAACCCGTTGGTGAGGTGCACCACATCCGAGTCCGCCTGGGCAGGAGTGCTGCTTATGCCCTCGATGAAGTAGCCAGGCACCGTttcctcgctgctgttgaCAGCAGGGTCGAGAAAAGGGTTTGACGGGTGCAGGTGCACAACAGTCGGGGCGTGTGGGGATGTCGAAACCATCAACGCCGCCTTCATTGCACGCTGCACAAGCCGCGCCTCTTCGCACTCGGCATCAGCAACCcactcgcccctctcctgtGCCTCGGTGTCGTCACGAGCCGCGCCCTCGTCTCGGTTGGCACCAGGCCCCCGTGGCGGACTTGCCTGCCGTCGCgagcgcacctcctcgtcccaCTCAAAGATGCGAGATTTCTGTGTGGGGACCGCCATCCTAGCGCCAGTCGTGCTCGTTACGGGCCTATGGTTGGCAATATCCACTCGCTCGACTCCCGCGCGcggtgcgccgcggccggGGGAGGACAAGCGAGTCGAGAGCATCACACCCTCATTTACGAAAAGCAGCCGCTCGCCCTCGTATGTCGCGTaggacgaggtggcgacTGTCTCCGGCACCGGCACAGGGGCGGGAGACGGGATCGGCGAGAGGCTCACAGCCTCGTTGGCATAGCTGCGCAGGCTCCCCAAGGGAACGATCTTGGGCGACGCAGACGATCCTAATGCCTCTCCTCGCCCCACGAGGGAGCCCAACGCGAGATCCACATCCCCCGCCGGTTTCTGGCAGGGGGGCGAAGCGAAAAGCGTTGCCTTGCGCGCGTCGAGATCCGCGAAGAGCCCCTCCAGATACCGTGGTGAGTCGTAGACGGCGCCGTGGGGAGGCGAGGCAGcctcgctggcgctgctggaaagtgtcgccgctgcaacAGAAGAAATATGCAACTCCGTCATAAAATGCCCGCCGACGCTGGCAAAGGTGGTATGTGTGGCAGGCTGGTTTGTCTCGATGCCTGGGTCCGCGTctgaagagcagctgcaactGCTCGTTGAAGACAtggacgacgaggaagcCGAGTGACCTTGGTCGAGGTCAAGCAGCCAGAACAGCGCTGTGAGCATGACGGCCGCTTTTCGACTCCTGGCGCAAGCAGCTGTGATGTGGACCAGTCCGTCGTATAAAGAGGACTGCCGCCTctcagtggcgctgcaggatgtgaaaggggaagaaatCAATGAGGAGACACGATGGCGTGTCCCTCTGCACTGAGATACTTGAGCACACTCACTCTCTAACCGtctacgtgtgtgcgtacttCTGCGCGGCAATGCTGCCCAAATCACGGCGCTTCTCGGCACTACCAACGCTACGCAGCATGCAAGTAGGCTTTTACTTCTTCTGATGGTAGAGGCGGCATGTGttgaagggagaggggtgagagggagaaccAGGATGAATCAAGAGAGAACGCCTGGGTGTGCGCACGCCACGGCTGGCGCGTAATCTTCGTAGGACAGGCGACCGCCTTTTGCGCAATCCTCAAGAAGAcgcgcaagagagaaaaggcggcGCCTGGACGACGAGAGAGACACCACAGCGCACAGACCGCAAAAGCCCGCGACACAAGCGGGAGAGGAGtagacgcagcagcaggaaaaCCAAAAGCCCGCACGTCGCTGAGGTAATAAAAGGTGCACATTCAAACGGGAATGAAAAGACACAATCGGCCACGAGAAGGTCGAAAAATGGATGCACGCAGTGTGTAGCACCCCCGCTTTGCTACCGCGGCACCGCAACCCAGAGAGACACTCAACGAGGACTTTCTTTGCTCAGTGTGCCCATTCTCTTCCCTCCAACACGCAGTCAACGTcactctgcccccccccgccgTCCTGCCACAGGGCCCATCCGCACGGCGTGAAGCAGCGCCAGACACACGCGATGGAGCAATCcgccgactcagtcatccGAGCAGGGCCCCTGCCCCAAATGtcacccatccaccccccccgctccgcaGGTCTCCTCACAGCTGCTCCTAtcgtgccggtcgccacgtgGTGCGTTCCTCTCGGGATGCCTCAGGCTCCTCACATCAGTAGGCAATGAGGGCTGGGTGAGATTACTCCGAGCAGCGTTGACGCTGGTTACTGCATGGATGACACAGAGGtgttcactgtcgcaggcctCCTCCGACGCCAGTCCATCTCGACCTCgccacgtcgtaggtgcttgactctgtcaccaccagcggtggtttcggcactggcagggagaggagggagggggtttGCCTGGCTTCTTCCCACACAGaaaggtggggggggggggggcgccggGCCCTGAAACGCCACACCGAAGTGCTCCCCCCGTCATGAGGACAGTCAACAACGGTAATGggcaaaaaagggggggaggggagggggggaaaaCGACTGCGTCGTTTGCATGCGGCTTGTTTAGAAGAGAAGTATGCGTGCCGCTCGCTCCTCTCCCGAGAAGCGCAGTCAATCCACGTGCGCACCGCGACGCCGTTGACTGGAATCAACGCACTCATGGAGAAGGCAGtacgaagaaaaagagagaccaATCAGTGAGCGGctcagagaggaggacgaggctgGCCGAGAGAACGCGCGAGCTCGTGGCGCCctcatccctctccctcacttctTCTTTGATTTTTCAAAGCCTATCGATACGCCTACTACACTCACGGCGGCCTGCGCGCCCTCATCGTAGTCGTACCACTCCTGCGACAGGTCTGCATCCTCGAAGGACCCACCGCCAGCGGCCACAACAATCCACTGGTTGTCGATCTCCAGCTCAACTGGCCGGCCACCGCGCACCTCGAAGGCCGCAATTACATTGGCTGAGTTCTCCTCCGCACTGTAGTAGCCGGTGCCCGCCGGGACGGGGAGCACGTCTGCCGTGATGTCCGCCTTGCAGAGCTTGCACTTGAAGATGAGATTGTGCGTACCGCCGTCGCGCTCGTACTGCTCTGCCACATGTACGTACATCATCCCAGTGGACTCCTCGTTGCACGATGCGCATTGGAAGCGCAAGCCCCACGTGCGGTTCTTGGCAGGCACGATCTGCTCGACCCCCTCCGACTCCTCTACCGTCATGACAGCGTGGAAACGAGGCATGATGCGCTAATTCGTGGTTAGGCCGTTACCTTGCGTGGTTGTGTTCGCACACTTATCTTCCActgtgctgctcttgctcCAGTGAATCGATAAGAGCTGCGGTGTGCCCTTAAGGGGAGGTGAAGCAACGATGAAAGGAACGGTGCGTAGAGTACCGCCACAGATAAATtgtgcagagaggggggcaggaCCGCAAGCACAAGTGGCCGGGTGAGCAAGCAGAAACCAAGCTGAAAAGGTGCGATGTGTTTTATCATGGGAGCGCACCACGAGTTCGAGCgacagtgaagagagaaaaagaggtaGGCAACGACGAatggaggggggaaaagaCGTGCCTATAACCACGAAGGAGGCGCTCGCGCAAGCTGCGCAAGCAcgcggcagagaaggaggggacAAAGCCGCCGCTCTGCGTGAGCGCAGTGCACCAGAGGATAAAACGCTACAGCACAAACGAAGAAAAATAGCAGCGCTCGGCTGAGTTTGCTCTGCTGTGGGTGCGGTGATTCCTCCCTACGCAAGAAGAAGCACCAAGGAAGGGTAAAAGAAGCACCGACGCAGTcgcggacacacacacacaacgttGCGCAGCGTCGTACTCACACAACTCAGAGACGTTCTCTCCACTCCATCGCAAGTGTGTTACTCTTTGCTCTTGGGCGTGCAGCCtagggagagagatgtcAAGTGGCGTAGAGGGCAGCCAGTTGCTTTTCGCAGTACCGCGTCATGATTGCGATGCATGACGCCGCAAAGTGCCGTGCGGTGCGAGGGTAGCGAGACTCTGGTGCGTTGAAGACAACGCAGTTGGCTGCTATGTGCCACACACTGCGCTCCAGCTCTGCTAGGGTCAGAATGCGCCTCTCACTGCTCGCGGTGCTGTCCAGGAGCGAGCGGACGTCGCTGCCGAATGCGCCTGGTGATGGAGCGCCTCCGCGCCGCAGACCGCGATACTCAGCCCTCGTAGCGGCTGCCACCGATGGTGCCAAAAAacagccgccactgccgaTAGCATTCGATGTCTCCAGTGTTGACGACATGCCCAGTGCTGACGCAGGGTCCAGTGAAGGTGGGCCAGATGAAGGCCGAGACCGCGCCTCGACTCTCGCAACACTCTCTCCGTGGCTGGTATGTACCGCGACGGCTGCACGCGcgtagtggcggtggctcTCGGAGATGTAGCGACGCACCTCAGCGAGGCTCAGCGGGGAGCGGACGATAGTGTTGTAGGGGCCAGAGCGAACGCCGGCGAACTCCATGATGGTAGTTGCATGCACCGGGGAGAGGAAGTCATCTGCCCCGTCCACCAGAAAGAACTGCTCGAGGAGCGAGGAGAAGTCCTCGAGAGGGATCGGGGTGGCGTAGCGTagcaggtgcagctgcgtgcggGCCTGTTGAGATGGCAAGGAGCACCAGAGCGCATACCACGGTGCGTCGAGAGGGTCGGGCTCGAACGGCAACGACTGGTGCGTTGCTGAAGGCAGTACGGCGTGGTCGCCCTTGTACACTGCGTCTGGGCCCAGCGACTCTCCGGAACTGGCTGCACTCTGGCCGGCTACGGCGAGGGTGCCACGCTGCAGACCGCCAGCAACGCTTCccggctgtgcgtgtggcggtAGCCCCAACTGCATGTGGTCCGTCGTcacacccctctccgtcCCACCGACCCCATGCCGCCCAACGACGTCTGTGTCGCCTTGGAAAGGAGCTGGCGAAGTGCCTGGAGCGTAGGTGGCAGTGGTTGCCCCCGCAGACACGAGCAAGACGCCCACGCGCGCGTCCGAGATAGCTTCGCTTAGAGGAGGGCTGACAGGGAGAGACGAGGCGGCTGCTCGGGGTGGCGCCAGCGAAGATGTCCTGGTGTTGCAACGCGTAGACGGCAATGATGGCGCGGCACTGCCATCGCCGTTGCCCGAAGTGGGCAAAGAGGACTGTGAGTCTTGTATGGCAACCATAGAGGGAAGGCATGCTACAGGGGCCTCCGCGATAGACGAAGAGGCCCCTGCGGGAGGGGCGGTTTGCAGCACACCGGCCGTGCCTGCCAGCCTGCTGCCGCTAGGGATGCTCGCGTTGATGGTCAACGGCGTCTGAAGCcgtgccgccactgccgcccgttcctcctcttcctggaCCTCCTTGGCATGAAAGGCGAGCATCTTGGCATGCTGCAAGGCGTACGCTGCGCACATCGCCTCTCGATTGCCGTTATACATTCCCTTATAAATATCCTCCGCGACGATGCGGTGGAGTGTACGGGCACTGAGCAGCTCTCTCGTCAGAGCGTAGACGTGGGCAGCAAGCAGCGTCCAGTCCACATCCCCCCACCTGTCAAACTCACAGTCttcccgctgcgccgcagctgacGGTGAGACAGCAGTGGTCGAGGTCGAAGGTGAGATGGAGGCGCCGGTGTTGCCTTTGGGCTCGCTGCCACTGTCGACGCCGACATCTCCGCTGCTCCGGTGCTGACCCtccacagccgctgccgtaTCCTTCTTGAGCGGCCCATCCTCCTCGGTGCGCTTCACGCCGCTCCACATCGACTGGCATCCCGGCTGCTGGTGCGACTCTCGTGCGAGCAGAAAAGCATACCACAGCATGCCGAGCGCGTCTTTTAAGTGGATCATATCCGTTGGAGGCTCCGTGCTGtgcccaccaccagcagcggagTCACTGGAGGCGCTAGAGAAGAATGAGACTGGCATCGCTTTGttttggggaggggggaggagggaggagagaaggagaagtaGCCGCCGCGGTGTGTGGGAGGCCAGTTCTGCAGGCGAAAACTCGCTCGTTGTGAGGGGTTGCTTTCAGTTTTGCCTTGCGCTTTACTTTGCTTAGTTCGCCTGTGGACGCTTCTCTGTTAGTGGGCAGGCGAAGATCGACAAGTTTTGCAcacgtgaagagagagaaagagagacacacacacagagaggccgACCACAGACGAAGTCGATTTCATCTATGAAagctgaagagggaggggggtaggagAATCAGTGGCGTGGTATGACGACTGAACGGTGGGCTCTCTGCATCGCTCCGCTCCGTTACCACGGTAAACTTGCCCCAGACAGCAAAGTTGCGTTCAATGCTTTTTCCATCCACAGTCTCTCGGCCTCTCTCACTTTCCTCAAAGCGCGAGCCCATCACACCCCACGCGCCTGGAGCTGGAAGGGGCACACATTGCTGATACTCCTGTTCTCTTCTTTATTGCTCCGCTGTCACCAGCTTAAACGAACGGTGCTGTTACTCAGATGGAGGGGTGGTCATTTTTTCGCATTAAGCCTCCGCATATACCCACACGTGCGCCGTGaactctcttccccttctcctctccactttccccctccccctggtCTCCATCACCCATATTCTGCGCTGCAAACTTCTCCTTGGGCGTTCCCATCACGACTGCTCTGCGCGGAGAAGACTGACAGAGTTGGGATGACAGAGAAttcgagaagagaggagaacgcGACCACAATCCAAAGCGACGCTGCCAAAGAAACGCAAAGCACGCACGAGCGGTGGATAAGTAAATGCGGTGGCGCAGAACGAGCGAGTGAGAGCTCGTGATCAGGACGACGACAGAAGTGACTGTGCGACTCAGCCGGCGCGGAACACCTCTCgcctttgtttttttttcatcgACAGGGGATTCTGCCCCTtctggcggcgccgcttgcGATCTGCCGGCACCCTGCTGCTCACCCCGTTGCCAGATTCCGGCGAcgcacgctgcggcggcgggtgCAGATGATGAGAAAACTTTTCGGGCAATGGCACCTCAGCTGCGGTACCAAGGTGCTTCATGAAGGCAACATCAGCTCGCGAAAgctgcggcgcggctgcgaccACCGTAGTCGtcgtagcagcagcgtgcggaGCGGAAGGCGTGTGGGAAAGACTCGAAAATCGTGACGACACGAGCTCACTGTTTCGCCAGCCTATCCGTGAATATGGtgcggcagccacagcagggGATGAGGGGCAGCTGCTCACCGCCCTGTTGCCTCGACGTTGGCGTCTAGCTTCGGCGCCGTCCTCACCATAGTGGTACGCTGTTCCCCGTTGCTCGATCCACAGCGCATCCGGGCTCGTGGTCAACCGTAGCAGTGGTGTCACCGCCGCGAGACGGCGTCGCACG containing:
- a CDS encoding hypothetical protein (TriTrypDB/GeneDB-style sysID: LpmP.12.0440); protein product: MPVSFFSSASSDSAAGGGHSTEPPTDMIHLKDALGMLWYAFLLARESHQQPGCQSMWSGVKRTEEDGPLKKDTAAAVEGQHRSSGDVGVDSGSEPKGNTGASISPSTSTTAVSPSAAAQREDCEFDRWGDVDWTLLAAHVYALTRELLSARTLHRIVAEDIYKGMYNGNREAMCAAYALQHAKMLAFHAKEVQEEEERAAVAARLQTPLTINASIPSGSRLAGTAGVLQTAPPAGASSSIAEAPVACLPSMVAIQDSQSSLPTSGNGDGSAAPSLPSTRCNTRTSSLAPPRAAASSLPVSPPLSEAISDARVGVLLVSAGATTATYAPGTSPAPFQGDTDVVGRHGVGGTERGVTTDHMQLGLPPHAQPGSVAGGLQRGTLAVAGQSAASSGESLGPDAVYKGDHAVLPSATHQSLPFEPDPLDAPWYALWCSLPSQQARTQLHLLRYATPIPLEDFSSLLEQFFLVDGADDFLSPVHATTIMEFAGVRSGPYNTIVRSPLSLAEVRRYISESHRHYARAAVAVHTSHGESVARVEARSRPSSGPPSLDPASALGMSSTLETSNAIGSGGCFLAPSVAAATRAEYRGLRRGGAPSPGAFGSDVRSLLDSTASSERRILTLAELERSVWHIAANCVVFNAPESRYPRTARHFAASCIAIMTRYCEKQLAALYAT
- a CDS encoding hypothetical protein (TriTrypDB/GeneDB-style sysID: LpmP.12.0430), yielding MTVEESEGVEQIVPAKNRTWGLRFQCASCNEESTGMMYVHVAEQYERDGGTHNLIFKCKLCKADITADVLPVPAGTGYYSAEENSANVIAAFEVRGGRPVELEIDNQWIVVAAGGGSFEDADLSQEWYDYDEGAQAAVSVVGVSIGFEKSKKK
- a CDS encoding hypothetical protein (TriTrypDB/GeneDB-style sysID: LpmP.12.0420), which produces MSSTSSCSCSSDADPGIETNQPATHTTFASVGGHFMTELHISSVAAATLSSSASEAASPPHGAVYDSPRYLEGLFADLDARKATLFASPPCQKPAGDVDLALGSLVGRGEALGSSASPKIVPLGSLRSYANEAVSLSPIPSPAPVPVPETVATSSYATYEGERLLFVNEGVMLSTRLSSPGRGAPRAGVERVDIANHRPVTSTTGARMAVPTQKSRIFEWDEEVRSRRQASPPRGPGANRDEGAARDDTEAQERGEWVADAECEEARLVQRAMKAALMVSTSPHAPTVVHLHPSNPFLDPAVNSSEETVPGYFIEGISSTPAQADSDVVHLTNGLVTVTPMDASDLRRQVGHSSSPPTQPPFDFS
- a CDS encoding hypothetical protein (TriTrypDB/GeneDB-style sysID: LpmP.12.0400), producing MTSMIVAGATGAIGRTVVQNAIQQPSIYQVVALTRLKNTAASNYESLFGIITAGEASNTDNGGKGVSRKGKTGSGSPADTVTVTPEEAAKIKPITIDWEEFTQLWVAKRNSASAAARGADNGAADAAAADPTENYRSIFSGHTYAAMCLGTTRKDAGSAKNFIRCDYDYVTAFTEAVLTYSAPAGLSPDTAFMHHIGDEGVSKQARVQDSVDSEMNVLATVKGNAGQSSGTLRVFCQVSASSASSSSWFLYVKTKGIADESTVERVHQHNKLTTASATLSPVKLLLLKPGLLERRGKARRIEKLAKLIVSPIPVETCGAAIVSACKHSPIQHHMQHPATISAAAEQAKHDEAEEAQLKKGDDVIAANIRKMPLGKPYMPTKAMHRAGAPSNEPFPHIYEATNPMIKDLASRLTA
- a CDS encoding 3'-nucleotidase/nuclease, putative (TriTrypDB/GeneDB-style sysID: LpmP.12.0410), giving the protein MAAFAFHISVLRAAVVAMLLLVALPTQAWWDKGHMSIAEIARRNLNPDVLEKVQACATALNEVGPFPKSTNIVELGPWADDLKSMGLSTMSSWHFVDHVYNPQNIPLTINPVEIVNVASVIPMLVSAITSPTATSDTIITSVANLIHFVGDVHMPLHSADLFSPEYPLGDFGGNKQIVIVDQAAGTSMKLHAFWDSMCEGPQSNAVRPLDDASYAALSAFVDNLVQTYSFTEEQMMTTNSTVMAAESYELAVKNVYPGISDGTVLSESYKANGKILAGGRVTLAGYRLATILNAALAGVSMDTIMNGTKHIQDEVKVTHTGDTYNYYAYSGVEKGAAAGIFLSSFAIGCLLATAVVIPILYLLRSSAE